From a region of the Oncorhynchus tshawytscha isolate Ot180627B linkage group LG14, Otsh_v2.0, whole genome shotgun sequence genome:
- the LOC112266666 gene encoding gem-associated protein 7, translated as MSTLVTLLRLPRGPDPNGRGFDPNSTRFVALCPTTISASTETWTDSVEVGEEQRARSALRESFLRTLIAMTNKQVQFHMYERVEVEARFGASDIDVLNFQVSELQTPIGVQKEALLRCQDVISYSFDL; from the coding sequence ATGAGTACGCTCGTGACCTTGCTTCGCCTCCCGAGAGGACCTGATCCGAATGGCCGCGGATTCGACCCGAACTCAACCCGTTTTGTCGCGCTGTGTCCAACAACTATTTCTGCTTCGACTGAAACATGGACTGACTCTGTCGAAGTGGGAGAAGAGCAGCGTGCACGGTCGGCTTTGAGAGAAAGCTTCCTGAGAACGCTCATAGCCATGACCAACAAGCAGGTTCAATTCCACATGTACGAGAGAGTCGAGGTTGAGGCGAGGTTTGGAGCGTCGGACATTGACGTGCTCAACTTCCAAGTTTCGGAACTACAGACCCCCATTGGGGTGCAGAAAGAAGCTCTGCTCAGGTGTCAGGATGTCATTTCATACTCCTTTGATCTCTGA